The Helicobacter sp. 11S03491-1 region AGCATTTTTCTAAAGTTTTAGAAAATAAAGGATAAATAAATGGATTTAGCAGGGAAAAATACAAATGAAATGAGTGAATTAGACAGGATTCTTGAAGCGGCAGAAAGAGTAAATCCCAGACTTCAACTTTTAAAAGAGGGTCATAATGCAATTTATTATGATGGGAATATTATTAATAAAACCATTATGCTTAGACCTGACGGAAAATGTTTTGTTATTAAAGCTAATCAAGAATTGAAAAAAAATGAGATTATTAGAGAATTAACACCTGAAGAATACTCTAAAATTGATTTGGTAAAAGGCAGAGATTATTAATGAGACATTTGATTGTTATTACCGGAACAAACGGTGTAGGTAAATCTACCTTTGGAGAAAATCTGAAAAATCAACTCAAAATGCCCTTTATTAATTTAGATATTTTCTATAAAGAAAAATTCGGCTCATACAGACAATATACCCAAGAAGAAATTATAGAAGCTTCAAAAGAACTTTCCATGCTTAGAGAAAGTTATTTTAGGAATAATCAAAGTTTTATTCTCGAAAGAATCATTCAAACACCGGATTCAATAAACGGATTGTTGGAAAAAGCCAAGGATTATGGTTTTGAAACGTCATTATTTTATATAGGCACAAGCAATTCTCTTGAGACATCAGAAACAAGAATCAATGACAGAGTGAGTAAAGGTTTTCATTTTGTCGATAAAGAAACTGTAAAAAACAATCTTCTTGATGTAACAAAAAGCTTTAAAGTCATTGCCAATAAATTTGATAATGTTGTGATTTATGATAATTCCAGGAACTACGAAAATGCTAAACGACTTCTTGATATTCGACATAAACAGGTTTATTTAGCAAGAGAACTGCCGGATTTTGCCAAAGAAATTATCGAAAATACTTTTATCGAGGAAAAGCTTAAAAGTTATTATGAAGGAAAGACTTTAGAGAATTTGAAAGATAAAAGTTTTTGTATTGATTCAGACCCGCAGGAACAATCTGTTTATGCCGATAAATCAATCAAAAACAAAAAAAGAAAAATAAAAAGACCTTAAGGAATCTCTATGATAA contains the following coding sequences:
- a CDS encoding AAA family ATPase, coding for MRHLIVITGTNGVGKSTFGENLKNQLKMPFINLDIFYKEKFGSYRQYTQEEIIEASKELSMLRESYFRNNQSFILERIIQTPDSINGLLEKAKDYGFETSLFYIGTSNSLETSETRINDRVSKGFHFVDKETVKNNLLDVTKSFKVIANKFDNVVIYDNSRNYENAKRLLDIRHKQVYLARELPDFAKEIIENTFIEEKLKSYYEGKTLENLKDKSFCIDSDPQEQSVYADKSIKNKKRKIKRP